The following DNA comes from Sphingopyxis sp. BSN-002.
CGAACTGCGCCAGCAGCTCTGGGAATATGTGCAGTCCTTGAACGACCGCGGCGTCACCGTGGTGCTGACGACGCATTATCTGGAGGAAGCCGAGGAGCTTTGCGACCGGATCGCGATCATCAACCATGGCAAGCTGATTGCGAACAAGCCGACGCGCGAGCTGGTCGACATGGCGCGCGAGAAAATCGTAGTCGTGACGCTCGACGCGGACGTCACCGTGCTGCCGTCGCATCCGGCGTTCGAGAAGGTCGAGCGCGAGGGCGAGCGCGGGTTGGCGATCAGCTACAACAAGGACCGCATGAACGCGGGCGAGGTGCTCGCCGCAGTCAATGCGATGGGCCACGGCATCGTCGACGTCTCGACGCGCGAAGCCGACCTTGAGGATGTGTTCCTCAACCTGACGCGCAGCGCCGCCTGAGCCTCAGCGCCGTATCAGGCGCGCCGCGACCCCGAAATGGTCGGACGGATATTCGCCGTCGACCGGCTCGCTGCCGATGACCTTTGCAACGGCGATAGCGAAATGGGCTGAATCCGCGAAAATATGGTCGATCACGCGCGGGGCGTGGCCGCGCGCGGGGTTGAGCGTCGTAGGCACGGCGCCGGGCGCGAGCGCCGAGGTGAAGCGCGGCGGTCCCATCGCGGCGAGCCCCGGATCATCGAGCGGCGCGTTGAAATCGCCCATCACGACGAGCGGCGTACCATCGGTCGGCAGCCAGCCGAGCAGGTCGGCGATCTGCTCGGCGCGCACCGCCGCCGCCTCGGGCTGCCACGCGAGATGCGCCGCGACGACGTCGACCGGGCCGCGGCCGGTTTTGACGCGCACGCGGATCGCGGTGCGATAGTCGGAGAGCGGTTCGAGCTTGCGCCGCGCGACCTCGATCACCGGCAGTCGCGTCAGGATCGCATTGCCGAAGCGTTTCGGCGCCCCCTCGGGATCGGGCGCGACGAAATGAACCTCCGGATAGCCGAGCTCGCGCGCGATCGCGATCGCCTGATTGGGCAGGCCTTTGCCTGCGTCCTCCAGCACCTCTTCCAGCGCGATGACGTCGGCGTCGGCGCCGCGGAGCGCCGTGACCAGCAGCGGCAGGCGCTTCGGCCACTGTCCGCCCGCGTCGTGCCAGATGTTGAACGTCGCAACCCCAAGTTCGCCGGCACCGGCGGCCCCGATACGATGCGCGCAGGCTGCTAGCGGAAGCCCCGCCATGGCGGCGAGCAGCACGCGCCGGTCAAGTTCCGCTTTGAGCATGGCGACAAATTCCCTTGGCCGGCGTCTTCGATCCCCCTGTCATGCGGCGCCTTGCTGTGCAACAGAGGCGCCATGAGTGAATACGACGTCATCATCGTGGGATCGGGCGCCGCGGGCCTCACCGCCGCGATCGCGCTCGCCGATCATTGCAAGGTCCTCGTCCTCGCCAAGGGCGAACTGACCGGCGGGTCGACCGCCTGGGCGCAGGGCGGCATCGCCGCGGTGCTCGACGCGGGCGACACGTTCGAAAATCATATCGAGGATACGATGGTCGCGGGCGCAGGGCTCAACCGGCGCGAGACGGTCGAGTTCGTCGTCGAGAACGCCCCGCATGCGATCGAGCGGCTGATCGAGATGGGCGTCCCCTTCAACAAGGAAGCCGAGGCGCTGCACCTGACGCGCGAGGGCGGCCACTCGCACCGCCGCATCGTCCATGTCGACGACGCGACCGGCTGGGCGGTGCAGGCGGCGCTGCTCAAGACCGCCGAGGCACATCCGAACATCACCCTGCTGCCGGGGCAGGCGTGCATCGACCTGATCACCGGCCGACACGAGGAACGCTATTCGGGATCCGGCCACGTCTGGGGCGTCTATGCGCTCGACGAGAAGAGCGGCAAGGTTCACGCGCATGTCGGCCGCGCGACGATCCTCGCGAGCGGCGGTGCAGGGCGCGTCTATCAATTCTCGACCGCGCCGCGCGGCGCGACGGGTGACGGCATCGCGATGGCGTGGCGCGCGGGCTGCCGCGTCTCGAACATGGAGATGATGCAGTTCCACCCGACCTGCCTCTACAATCTCGAGGTCAAGAATTTCCTGATCACCGAGGCGGTGCGCGGCGAGGGCGGCCTGTTGAAGCATCCCGTTACCGGGCACCGCTACATGCCCGACTACGACGAGCGCGCCGAACTCGCTCCGCGCGACATCGTCGCACGCGCGAACGACGACCAGATCAAGCGCTCGGGCCTCGACTATGTCCACCTCGACATCAGCCACAAGGATCCCGATTTCGTCGCGGGGCATTTCCCGAACATCTATGAAAAGCTGCTGACGCTCGGCATCGACATGACGAAGCAGCCGATCCCGGTGGTCCCTGCGCAGCATTACACCTGCGGCGGCATCCTGATCGATCTCGACGGGCGCACCGACCTGCCCGGGCTCTATGCAGCGGGCGAATGCACCGAGAGCGGGCTGCACGGCGCGAACCGCCTCGCGTCGAATTCGCTGCTCGAATGCTTCGTCTTCGGCGAGGCGGCGGCGAAGGACATCATCGCGCGCTGGGACCAGCTCGAACCGCCGCCGGCGATCCGGCCGTGGGACGCGAGCCGCGTGACCGACTCCGACGAAGAGGTCGTGATCAAGCAGAACTGGACCGAAATCCGCCGCTTCATGTGGAATTATGTCG
Coding sequences within:
- the nadB gene encoding L-aspartate oxidase, translated to MSEYDVIIVGSGAAGLTAAIALADHCKVLVLAKGELTGGSTAWAQGGIAAVLDAGDTFENHIEDTMVAGAGLNRRETVEFVVENAPHAIERLIEMGVPFNKEAEALHLTREGGHSHRRIVHVDDATGWAVQAALLKTAEAHPNITLLPGQACIDLITGRHEERYSGSGHVWGVYALDEKSGKVHAHVGRATILASGGAGRVYQFSTAPRGATGDGIAMAWRAGCRVSNMEMMQFHPTCLYNLEVKNFLITEAVRGEGGLLKHPVTGHRYMPDYDERAELAPRDIVARANDDQIKRSGLDYVHLDISHKDPDFVAGHFPNIYEKLLTLGIDMTKQPIPVVPAQHYTCGGILIDLDGRTDLPGLYAAGECTESGLHGANRLASNSLLECFVFGEAAAKDIIARWDQLEPPPAIRPWDASRVTDSDEEVVIKQNWTEIRRFMWNYVGIVRTTKRLERAQHRIKMMTGEVEDYYGHFRVTTDLIELRNLLQCADLIVRSALHRKESRGLHYTLDYPKLLAEARDTVLVP
- a CDS encoding endonuclease/exonuclease/phosphatase family protein, with amino-acid sequence MLKAELDRRVLLAAMAGLPLAACAHRIGAAGAGELGVATFNIWHDAGGQWPKRLPLLVTALRGADADVIALEEVLEDAGKGLPNQAIAIARELGYPEVHFVAPDPEGAPKRFGNAILTRLPVIEVARRKLEPLSDYRTAIRVRVKTGRGPVDVVAAHLAWQPEAAAVRAEQIADLLGWLPTDGTPLVVMGDFNAPLDDPGLAAMGPPRFTSALAPGAVPTTLNPARGHAPRVIDHIFADSAHFAIAVAKVIGSEPVDGEYPSDHFGVAARLIRR